The Setaria italica strain Yugu1 chromosome IX, Setaria_italica_v2.0, whole genome shotgun sequence genome has a window encoding:
- the LOC101780546 gene encoding uncharacterized protein LOC101780546, with product MDFNFDQLQPYDDPFYGIMLDKGSYPIGQVVLLVTFGTPNNYHTEHLTFEVANFKTSYHAIFGRPMLARFVAIPHHTYLVLKMLAPNGILTIYGDIDTSYKCDMEAIKLAEALEYSAKPLPCSSRPTKWTRTSSRSQR from the coding sequence ATGGACTTCAATTTCGACCAGCTCCAGCCCTATGATGAccccttctacggcatcatGCTCGacaaaggatcctatcctattggCCAAGTTGTTTTGCTAGTCACCTTTGGCACGCCCAACAACTACCATACGGAGCACCTTACCTTTGAGGTGgccaacttcaagacttcctaccatgccatctttggcaggccCATGCTCGCGAGGTTCGTGGCGATTCCGCATCATACCTATCTCGTCCTCAAGATGCTAGCTCCAAACGGCATCCTCACCATCTACGGTGACATTGATACATCATACAAGTGCGACATGGAGGCAATCAAGCTTGCTGAAGCCCTGGAGTACTCGGCCAAGCCACTGCCATGCTCGTCGAGGCCAACAAAGTGGACCAGGACCAGCTCACGATCCCAGAGATAG
- the LOC101767037 gene encoding nodulin-related protein 1: MAEGKGSGDLFSSGKLVVEAATSVFQKKSADNIDKKEVAGAAAEILHAASSYGKLEGKPAGQYIEKAEGYVKEFGTRPTAGAEKPAGDAPAPAPAGDAPKPAEPAEAPKEPAPAPPAEEGKSEGFGLNDVIKGAEQLVEKRGGGEESAGGLFNMAQGFLK; encoded by the coding sequence ATGGCAGAGGGCAAAGGCTCCGGCGACCTGTTCTCAAGCGGCAAGCTAGTCGTGGAGGCTGCCACGTCGGTGTTCCAGAAGAAGAGCGCCGACAACATCGATAAGAAGGaggtcgccggcgcggccgccgagATCCTGCACGCGGCATCCTCTTACGGCAAGTTGGAGGGCAAGCCGGCCGGGCAGTACATCGAGAAGGCCGAGGGGTACGTGAAGGAGTTCGGCACACGGCCGACCGCTGGCGCTGAGAAGCCTGCAGGCGACGCCCCGGCCCCTGCCCCAGCAGGCGACGCGCCCAAGCCTGCGGAGCCGGCAGAGGCGCCCAAGGAGCCAGCGCCTGCGCCTCCCGCGGAGGAAGGCAAGTCGGAGGGGTTCGGTCTCAACGATGTCATCAAGGGCGCTGAGCAGCTGGTGGAGAAgcggggcggcggagaggagagcGCGGGTGGGCTGTTTAACATGGCCCAGGGGTTCCTGAAGTAG